From Tiliqua scincoides isolate rTilSci1 chromosome 2, rTilSci1.hap2, whole genome shotgun sequence, the proteins below share one genomic window:
- the SPMIP10 gene encoding sperm-associated microtubule inner protein 10 yields the protein MSGSKPGPSQGPEAKTASVRIQTDLKGLTNCHLPRFSHKHGMVPKHYVMPWKQDMKYRTMAIKHAELVGIYSGATEDTLFWENSERHCHGEDRNKIQQKAPPQMQMLNADIPIYSHLSRYHKSMVAYGVRIKL from the exons ATGAGTGGCTCCAAACCTGGGCCCTCCCAGGGGCCTGAAGCCAAAACAGCTTCTGTGAGGATCCAAACTGACCTTAAAGG GCTGACTAATTGCCATTTGCCAAGATTTTCACACAAACATGGGATGGTTCCAAAGCACTATGTGATGCCCTGGAAACAAGATATGAAATACCGAACAATGGCTATAAAG CATGCGGAACTTGTTGGAATATATTCTGGTGCCACTGAAGACACTCTGTTCTGGGAGAACAGTGAGAGGCATTGCCATGGAGAGGATCGAAATAAAATCCAGCAGAAAGCACCACCGCAAATGCAAATGCTAAATGCGGACATCCCCATTTATTCTCATCTGTCCAGATACCACAAGTCCATGGTGGCTTATGGGGTCAGGATCAAGCTTTGA